The following proteins are co-located in the Shouchella hunanensis genome:
- a CDS encoding glycosyl hydrolase family 18 protein codes for MRIKRTSLLFIIITLLLFNGSDQATWANEQQHEALKVVGYYPSWVAEERGYEVKDLPAEQMTHIMYAFANVCWEGVHGNLDPSGPNPREWICEDEAGPIDVPNGTIVLGDPEQDVRKVYPGDDEEEAIKGNINQLNQLKAEQPHLKTVISVGGWTWSNRLSLVAATEETRDTFAQSAVDFVRAYGFDGLDLDWEYPVSGGMPENERSPEDKQNHTKLLEATREALDKAGQEDGKEYLLTIASSASPSYLENNEMEKLANILDWIQIMTYDLNGTWQAQNGHNAPLFYDEEATVPWADALNVDAAITGHLQAGVPKEKLIMGMPFYGYGWTGCDAENNGEYAFCDGPAQIGTWSNATFDYQDLKDHYVNQNGYKRYWNDASKVPFLFNETDGTFITYDDPESIAHKANYIVDKGLGGAMFWEASNNRDGDLVQAITTVFNGDEQQGCDVSEWSENAIYVKGDRVSKNGFIYEAKWWTQGDHPQHSGEWDVWKKVSVCQGETETSIWSKDTIYIKGDQVEHNGMWYEAKWWTRGEEPNQSGEWDVWKHVN; via the coding sequence ATGAGAATAAAACGAACGTCTTTACTTTTTATCATTATAACGTTATTACTTTTTAACGGAAGTGATCAAGCTACATGGGCAAATGAACAACAACATGAAGCGTTAAAAGTTGTTGGGTATTATCCTTCTTGGGTAGCCGAAGAAAGAGGCTATGAAGTGAAGGATCTCCCAGCAGAGCAAATGACTCATATTATGTATGCGTTTGCCAATGTATGTTGGGAAGGGGTTCACGGGAATTTAGATCCGTCAGGGCCGAACCCTAGAGAGTGGATCTGTGAAGATGAAGCTGGACCGATTGACGTGCCGAATGGAACAATTGTGTTAGGAGATCCAGAACAAGATGTGCGTAAAGTGTATCCTGGTGACGATGAGGAAGAGGCTATTAAAGGGAACATTAATCAACTAAATCAGTTAAAGGCAGAACAGCCTCATTTGAAAACCGTTATTTCTGTTGGGGGATGGACGTGGTCTAACCGTCTTTCATTAGTGGCTGCAACTGAAGAAACGAGAGACACATTCGCTCAATCTGCTGTTGATTTTGTAAGGGCGTATGGATTTGATGGACTCGATTTGGATTGGGAGTACCCAGTTAGTGGCGGGATGCCTGAGAATGAGCGTAGTCCAGAGGATAAGCAAAACCATACGAAACTTCTAGAAGCAACGAGAGAGGCGCTAGATAAAGCTGGTCAAGAAGATGGTAAAGAGTATTTACTTACCATTGCGTCCTCAGCTTCACCTAGTTATTTAGAGAATAATGAAATGGAAAAGCTTGCGAATATTTTAGATTGGATTCAAATTATGACATATGATTTAAACGGCACATGGCAAGCACAAAATGGGCACAATGCGCCTTTGTTTTATGACGAAGAAGCAACTGTTCCTTGGGCAGATGCGTTAAATGTTGATGCTGCGATTACGGGGCATTTACAGGCAGGAGTTCCAAAAGAAAAATTAATAATGGGGATGCCTTTCTACGGATATGGGTGGACAGGGTGCGATGCTGAGAATAATGGCGAGTATGCTTTCTGCGATGGTCCTGCTCAAATTGGAACATGGTCAAATGCCACTTTTGACTATCAAGACTTAAAAGACCATTATGTGAATCAAAATGGCTACAAGCGTTATTGGAATGATGCATCGAAAGTTCCTTTCTTGTTTAATGAAACAGATGGAACCTTTATTACGTACGATGACCCAGAGTCTATTGCCCATAAAGCAAATTATATCGTTGACAAAGGCTTAGGTGGTGCTATGTTCTGGGAAGCAAGTAATAATCGAGATGGTGATTTAGTTCAGGCCATTACCACTGTATTTAATGGGGACGAACAGCAAGGTTGTGATGTTTCTGAATGGTCGGAAAATGCGATTTATGTAAAAGGGGATCGAGTATCAAAAAACGGGTTTATTTATGAAGCAAAGTGGTGGACACAAGGGGATCATCCGCAACATTCAGGAGAGTGGGATGTTTGGAAAAAGGTGAGTGTGTGTCAAGGAGAAACAGAAACGAGCATTTGGTCGAAAGATACAATTTATATAAAAGGAGATCAAGTCGAGCATAATGGCATGTGGTACGAAGCAAAATGGTGGACACGTGGAGAAGAACCTAATCAATCAGGAGAATGGGATGTCTGGAAACATGTAAACTAA
- a CDS encoding YdcF family protein produces MNIFLLLGIVCGLVFLLSMQIEKRSIFNGMFLTLSLLLFLGSGLAVVTTGPVSRYDHLILILYFLFALMLLLFLLFVIGYVIRNTWKLIRKEGRKRNNFFSLLASLGMFSFLLLIPTTFLTIEPLAITITIYIGFYGFLFLSFLVSSILYRYNRPYYNQHYIVILGAGLLRGKKVSPILASRLERGIYFYTMQKKVAPPPRIIVTGGRGEDEIISEAEAMKAYLVHRHIPPQSIIIEDRARNTYENFLYTKKIIPDHQKVVFVTNHFHVFRSSLIAKQLSMAAEGIGSPTAWYFQPNAYTREFIAVLAMNKKPHLLLFSCFLLLLAYFYFS; encoded by the coding sequence ATGAATATCTTTTTATTGTTAGGAATCGTTTGTGGGCTTGTTTTTTTACTGAGTATGCAGATTGAGAAACGTAGTATCTTTAACGGTATGTTTTTAACCTTAAGCTTGCTGTTGTTTTTAGGAAGTGGACTAGCTGTTGTGACAACTGGACCTGTGAGTAGATATGATCATCTTATTCTTATACTCTATTTTCTATTTGCACTCATGCTCCTTTTATTTTTACTTTTTGTGATAGGGTACGTTATACGAAATACATGGAAGTTAATACGAAAAGAAGGACGAAAGCGGAATAATTTTTTTTCACTGCTAGCGAGCTTAGGTATGTTTAGTTTTCTTCTGCTCATCCCGACAACGTTCCTTACCATTGAGCCTCTTGCCATTACCATAACGATATACATTGGGTTTTATGGGTTTCTGTTTCTATCTTTTCTCGTTTCTTCTATTTTATATCGCTACAATCGACCCTATTACAATCAACATTATATAGTGATCTTAGGGGCTGGCTTGTTAAGGGGAAAGAAGGTTTCACCTATTTTAGCAAGTCGATTAGAAAGAGGAATTTATTTCTATACGATGCAAAAAAAAGTGGCACCTCCTCCCCGTATCATTGTGACAGGAGGGCGAGGGGAAGATGAGATTATAAGCGAAGCGGAGGCAATGAAAGCCTATCTAGTTCACAGACATATTCCACCTCAATCAATCATTATAGAAGATCGAGCGCGCAATACGTACGAAAACTTTTTGTATACAAAAAAAATAATACCTGATCACCAAAAAGTCGTGTTTGTTACGAATCATTTTCATGTTTTTCGATCGAGCTTAATCGCAAAACAGTTATCGATGGCAGCTGAAGGAATCGGCTCCCCAACGGCCTGGTATTTTCAGCCTAACGCCTATACGCGTGAATTTATTGCTGTTTTAGCAATGAATAAAAAACCCCATCTTCTATTATTTAGTTGCTTCCTTCTGCTACTCGCTTATTTTTATTTCTCTTAA
- a CDS encoding CpsB/CapC family capsule biosynthesis tyrosine phosphatase: MFDVWKEGLPEISGVSRSRSKLLEQIHFLRDRHMQSLCYIPLFKREHPATWGDEITKTVKAYNERLNDITLLPGQVLPLNDDLLTDLKAGKAIPLNKTLFVLVTLNGEDLQGAAEKLYRLAVAGYYPVLLYPEKDTRIQKNPDLLYKLVKQGAYTIMDATSLLSITDKGRRKCIRALVSGNLIHMIGNYSEIFTKYDEDKVEEIDMVLSKINPAQKEQMKENLGNLLSSKSIRIEEPLHIDKRSISSFFSKSKA; the protein is encoded by the coding sequence ATGTTTGATGTATGGAAAGAAGGACTACCGGAAATTAGTGGTGTTTCACGATCACGCTCAAAGTTACTTGAACAAATCCATTTTCTGCGCGACCGACACATGCAATCGCTCTGTTACATTCCACTTTTTAAACGCGAACATCCTGCAACGTGGGGAGACGAGATTACAAAGACAGTAAAAGCGTATAACGAGAGATTGAATGACATTACGCTCTTACCAGGGCAAGTGTTGCCGCTTAATGACGATCTTCTTACTGACTTGAAAGCGGGCAAAGCAATTCCTCTAAACAAAACTTTATTTGTTCTTGTTACCCTTAATGGAGAAGATCTACAGGGCGCAGCAGAAAAGCTGTACCGACTCGCCGTGGCAGGTTATTATCCGGTATTGCTCTATCCAGAAAAAGATACCCGCATACAAAAGAATCCCGATTTATTATACAAATTAGTGAAGCAAGGAGCGTACACAATAATGGACGCGACAAGCTTACTATCAATAACAGATAAAGGAAGAAGAAAATGCATCCGTGCATTAGTAAGTGGAAACTTAATTCATATGATAGGGAACTATTCAGAAATTTTTACAAAGTACGATGAAGACAAGGTAGAAGAAATAGACATGGTACTATCAAAAATAAATCCAGCGCAAAAGGAACAGATGAAAGAAAACTTGGGGAATTTGCTCTCCTCTAAATCCATTCGAATTGAAGAACCGCTTCATATTGATAAACGATCGATTTCCTCCTTTTTTAGTAAATCAAAGGCGTGA
- a CDS encoding DUF948 domain-containing protein, translating into MDWLGIGVLVFAVAFLIAVICLLPAMRNLAKTLDKTATTVAQLEKSLDDITGEVKVTLHNTNETIMDVNEKVSKLNPLFDIIHDSGEAAHRASSALSTYTLTRVNAAKQEAVTAQPDQVSGIIKGIAFLYYFRKAKKQQNNV; encoded by the coding sequence ATGGATTGGTTAGGAATTGGCGTACTTGTTTTTGCGGTTGCGTTTCTTATCGCCGTTATTTGCTTATTACCAGCTATGCGTAATTTGGCGAAAACCCTTGATAAAACTGCAACAACCGTGGCGCAGCTTGAAAAAAGTTTAGACGATATTACAGGTGAAGTAAAAGTCACCCTCCATAATACAAACGAAACGATTATGGATGTAAACGAAAAAGTGTCAAAACTAAACCCGCTTTTTGATATCATTCATGATTCTGGAGAAGCTGCACATCGAGCTTCAAGCGCCTTATCTACATATACGCTTACAAGAGTGAATGCTGCGAAACAAGAAGCTGTAACGGCTCAACCTGATCAAGTTTCTGGTATTATTAAAGGCATCGCCTTTCTATATTATTTTCGAAAAGCAAAAAAACAGCAGAATAACGTATAA
- a CDS encoding DUF5665 domain-containing protein gives MGLTLPTNGYSKVDELIGGIHLPLTDEQKSRMLPSKHRQREIEKQSDENDRFHELLDKLEDVTTNGRLKDMAFHFTDTKQVVKSNLIAGIARGVGLTIGVALFVSLLLAILNLFEPLPIIGEWLANLANIIEANR, from the coding sequence TTGGGTTTAACCCTCCCAACTAACGGTTATAGTAAGGTAGATGAACTGATTGGAGGGATTCATTTGCCGCTCACCGATGAACAAAAAAGTAGAATGTTGCCATCGAAGCATCGCCAGCGTGAAATTGAAAAACAATCGGATGAAAATGACCGATTTCATGAATTATTGGACAAACTAGAGGATGTTACCACGAATGGAAGGCTTAAAGATATGGCTTTTCATTTTACAGATACAAAACAAGTGGTAAAATCAAACTTAATCGCTGGTATTGCTAGAGGTGTAGGATTAACGATTGGAGTAGCACTTTTTGTCTCTCTACTTCTTGCTATACTTAATTTGTTCGAACCATTACCGATTATTGGGGAATGGCTCGCCAATTTAGCGAACATCATTGAAGCAAATCGATAA
- a CDS encoding class I SAM-dependent methyltransferase: MDKEYEKKATAYYQGINQQLFSLIDPKVEMVLDIGCAEGALGAAIKAAYGADVHGFELFQHAAVQAEKKLDSVTVGNIESDPLPFEHEQFDAIIFADVLEHTLDPWSVLAKVKPYLKKTGAIYASIPNVGHISIIEELIQGTWNYVDAGLLDKTHFRFFTKSEIEKLFHTSGYQVETIVNNQVLFPHQQLLMQKILEAGQLAGLNTTHFYEQTTAYQYMLKAKPSV, encoded by the coding sequence GTGGATAAAGAGTATGAGAAAAAAGCAACTGCTTACTATCAAGGAATAAACCAACAGCTGTTTTCTTTAATTGATCCAAAGGTCGAAATGGTACTGGATATTGGCTGTGCAGAAGGTGCCCTTGGCGCTGCAATCAAAGCCGCATATGGCGCAGACGTACATGGCTTTGAATTGTTTCAACATGCTGCCGTCCAAGCTGAAAAAAAGCTCGACTCTGTTACTGTGGGGAATATTGAGTCTGATCCTCTTCCATTTGAACATGAACAATTTGATGCGATTATTTTCGCAGACGTATTAGAACATACGTTAGATCCTTGGTCAGTACTAGCAAAAGTAAAACCATACTTAAAAAAAACCGGTGCCATTTACGCAAGCATCCCAAATGTCGGTCATATATCCATTATTGAGGAGTTGATTCAAGGCACTTGGAATTATGTAGATGCTGGTTTACTTGATAAGACACATTTTCGATTTTTCACAAAATCAGAAATTGAAAAGCTATTTCATACGAGCGGCTATCAAGTAGAAACGATTGTGAATAATCAAGTACTGTTTCCCCACCAACAACTGCTCATGCAAAAAATACTTGAAGCTGGACAATTAGCCGGGCTAAATACAACACATTTCTATGAACAAACGACTGCGTATCAATATATGTTAAAAGCAAAGCCATCCGTTTAA
- a CDS encoding P1 family peptidase — protein sequence MNHSSARRAGFSFPGLPTGPMNGITDVAGVLVGHRTLTDGKQIQTGVTAIIPHPKNLFAEKTIASSFILNGFGKTTGLVQVEELGVIESPIMLTNTLSVPAVTEGTLSYLLAHNQEIGTTTSTVNVLTAECNDGYLNDIRQMIVKPEDAIFAIKAASEQPVEEGAVGAGTGMSCLGFKGGIGTSSRLVSSYTVGCLVLTNYGQKQDWIYSRHRRKINISDGNGTSMPTPDGSIIIVLATDAPLDARQLKRLAKRAALGLGRTASFAANGSGDIVIAFSTANRVPHHPLAPLQTYTFLHDSDASMSILFAAAAESVEEAILNSLCSATTTTGFNGHTCLSIRDALKS from the coding sequence ATGAATCATTCATCTGCAAGACGCGCAGGCTTTTCTTTTCCTGGTTTGCCTACTGGACCAATGAATGGTATTACCGACGTAGCTGGTGTACTGGTCGGTCATCGTACGCTCACAGATGGGAAACAAATTCAGACAGGCGTAACCGCCATTATTCCCCATCCAAAAAATCTGTTTGCGGAAAAGACCATTGCCAGCTCTTTTATACTCAATGGCTTCGGAAAAACAACTGGCCTTGTGCAAGTAGAAGAACTTGGAGTTATCGAGAGCCCCATTATGTTAACAAACACCCTTTCCGTTCCCGCTGTTACAGAAGGCACACTTTCCTATCTACTTGCTCATAATCAAGAAATCGGTACAACAACGAGCACCGTCAATGTTCTAACAGCAGAATGTAACGATGGTTACCTAAATGATATTCGACAAATGATCGTTAAACCAGAGGACGCAATTTTTGCCATTAAAGCCGCGAGTGAACAACCTGTTGAAGAGGGGGCTGTTGGGGCTGGTACTGGTATGTCATGTCTCGGGTTTAAAGGTGGTATCGGCACAAGTTCACGTCTCGTTTCTTCTTATACGGTTGGCTGCCTCGTCCTGACGAATTATGGACAGAAGCAAGACTGGATCTACAGTCGCCACAGAAGGAAAATAAACATCTCAGATGGAAATGGCACCTCCATGCCAACGCCAGATGGATCCATTATTATCGTGCTCGCCACAGATGCACCGTTAGATGCTCGCCAATTAAAACGACTAGCAAAAAGAGCTGCGCTTGGCCTCGGACGTACGGCATCTTTTGCGGCTAATGGAAGTGGTGATATTGTCATTGCGTTTTCAACAGCAAATCGGGTGCCTCATCACCCACTTGCACCTTTACAAACCTATACATTCTTGCATGATAGCGACGCATCCATGTCAATTCTGTTTGCTGCTGCTGCAGAGAGTGTGGAGGAAGCTATTCTTAATTCGTTATGCTCAGCCACGACCACTACAGGATTTAACGGACATACCTGCTTGAGCATACGTGACGCTCTAAAGAGCTAG
- a CDS encoding ROK family protein, whose amino-acid sequence MDSARYGGLEAGGTKMICVVTDKNGEWLDQLTLPTLSPEETIPPIVDFFKRNSITSLGIGSFGPLDLKEGSHTYGSLASTPKKGWEGYPLLDAFKSLHVPISLTTDVNGAALAEATKGAAKGLDSCMYITVGTGIGAGAVVNGNILEGFSHPEMGHVPVKPHEDDVFLGHCPYHGTCAEGMAAGPAIQARWGKAGVELADDDRVWQLEAYYLAQAIAAYTYILSPKKVILGGGVMKQKQLYSLVREELIRQLNGYLDIGDPEEYVVAPGLDEHAGIEGALLLARQAEEMAHS is encoded by the coding sequence ATGGATAGTGCTCGATATGGTGGTTTGGAGGCAGGCGGAACGAAAATGATCTGCGTGGTGACAGATAAAAATGGGGAATGGCTCGATCAATTAACACTGCCAACGCTGTCGCCTGAAGAAACGATTCCCCCTATTGTTGATTTTTTTAAGAGGAATTCCATTACTAGTTTAGGAATAGGCAGCTTTGGTCCTCTTGATCTTAAAGAAGGGTCACATACATACGGTTCTCTTGCTAGTACCCCAAAAAAAGGGTGGGAAGGCTATCCATTATTGGACGCTTTTAAATCACTTCATGTACCAATCTCATTAACAACAGATGTAAATGGTGCTGCACTTGCTGAAGCCACTAAGGGGGCAGCAAAAGGGCTAGATAGTTGTATGTATATTACCGTTGGTACGGGAATTGGAGCAGGTGCCGTTGTAAATGGGAATATCTTAGAAGGATTCTCTCATCCAGAAATGGGTCATGTGCCTGTTAAGCCACATGAAGACGATGTGTTTTTAGGTCACTGCCCATACCATGGAACGTGCGCAGAAGGTATGGCTGCTGGACCTGCAATACAGGCACGCTGGGGGAAAGCCGGAGTTGAGTTAGCAGATGATGACCGCGTCTGGCAATTAGAAGCTTACTATCTAGCTCAAGCAATTGCGGCATATACCTACATCTTGTCACCAAAAAAAGTGATTTTAGGTGGCGGAGTAATGAAGCAAAAGCAATTGTATTCCCTTGTTCGTGAAGAATTAATACGTCAGCTAAATGGCTACTTGGATATTGGCGATCCAGAAGAGTATGTAGTAGCTCCTGGATTAGATGAGCACGCAGGTATAGAAGGTGCATTACTATTAGCGAGACAAGCAGAAGAAATGGCGCATTCATAA
- a CDS encoding M20/M25/M40 family metallo-hydrolase, with the protein MSYSHYNTYAYSDRVLALTKELVQQPSISGTTQENQMADLICTILMRNPYFNAHPSSIKRIPLKQDPLNRCAVVAMLEKKPSTKQATILLSHYDVVGVDDFGLYKEEAFQPEALKKQLEEEQEGYLDESARADLDSNDYLFGRGSMDMKAGLAMQLSIMEDIARDEESTENICLVAVPDEEKLSLGMFAAVEELAKLQESGWQFSACICSEPNFSAYPNDFNKYIYTGSTGKLLPFIYCLGRETHVGQPLEGINASVMAAQLAVEMEWSDAFSDQLNGESSPSPTCLRIRDLKETYDVQTPNESYLFYNVLTLHSSPELVMEKVKRACQQASEAIYERLVKHRLAFGTDALAAAVPQPKVYTIAELYQRGIKKFGTSFKQSYETILHDSIRDNETFTEQTLSIARHLSTYFLDQAPFYLLLLQPPYYPHVKLNEKEDQALLALTNDLQKIGTESFQESIVLKTFFPGLSDVSYLRSQGETKVETTLDTFMPLYQQNYHIPMEAIQQLNIPTINVGPFGKDAHKRTERLQLSYSTKVAPVLLRYATQQLANKL; encoded by the coding sequence ATGTCTTATTCTCATTACAACACGTACGCTTATTCTGATCGGGTTCTAGCATTGACGAAAGAACTCGTTCAACAGCCTAGTATCTCTGGTACGACACAAGAAAACCAAATGGCAGATTTAATCTGTACCATTTTAATGCGAAATCCTTATTTTAACGCGCATCCATCATCTATTAAACGCATCCCCCTTAAACAGGATCCATTAAACCGTTGTGCCGTCGTTGCTATGCTGGAAAAGAAGCCATCTACAAAACAAGCAACGATTTTACTTAGCCACTATGATGTAGTTGGTGTTGATGATTTCGGGCTATATAAAGAGGAAGCGTTCCAGCCGGAAGCATTAAAAAAGCAGTTAGAGGAAGAACAAGAAGGGTATTTAGACGAATCCGCAAGAGCCGATTTGGATTCAAACGACTATTTGTTTGGAAGAGGCTCGATGGATATGAAAGCCGGATTGGCGATGCAGCTTTCAATCATGGAGGATATTGCACGTGATGAAGAATCAACTGAGAATATTTGCTTAGTAGCTGTACCAGATGAAGAAAAGTTATCACTTGGAATGTTTGCGGCGGTAGAGGAACTTGCAAAATTACAGGAAAGTGGCTGGCAATTTTCTGCATGTATTTGTTCCGAACCGAATTTTTCTGCTTATCCCAATGACTTCAATAAATATATTTATACTGGTTCAACAGGAAAGCTGCTCCCGTTTATTTATTGCTTAGGAAGAGAAACCCATGTTGGGCAACCGTTAGAGGGGATTAATGCATCGGTTATGGCAGCGCAGCTTGCTGTAGAAATGGAATGGTCAGACGCATTTTCTGATCAATTAAACGGAGAATCCTCCCCATCGCCTACTTGTTTACGCATTCGAGACTTAAAAGAAACGTACGATGTGCAAACGCCAAATGAATCCTATTTGTTTTACAATGTATTAACCTTACATTCAAGTCCAGAGCTTGTAATGGAGAAGGTGAAGCGAGCATGCCAGCAAGCAAGTGAAGCAATCTATGAGCGTCTTGTAAAGCATAGGCTTGCTTTTGGAACAGATGCACTAGCTGCGGCAGTTCCACAACCGAAGGTCTATACAATTGCTGAGCTGTACCAACGGGGAATCAAAAAATTCGGCACGAGCTTTAAGCAGTCATATGAAACCATCTTACATGACAGTATTCGAGATAACGAGACTTTTACAGAACAAACGTTATCCATTGCTCGTCATTTATCAACCTATTTTCTGGATCAGGCACCTTTTTATTTATTGCTTTTACAGCCGCCCTACTACCCACACGTAAAGTTAAATGAGAAGGAAGACCAAGCGTTACTAGCGTTAACAAACGATTTACAGAAAATTGGTACAGAATCCTTTCAAGAGTCGATTGTGTTAAAAACCTTTTTCCCAGGTTTATCTGATGTTAGCTACTTACGTTCTCAAGGAGAGACAAAAGTGGAAACAACCCTCGACACATTTATGCCACTGTATCAACAAAATTATCATATTCCAATGGAAGCCATACAACAGCTTAACATTCCAACCATAAACGTGGGACCGTTCGGAAAAGATGCTCATAAGCGAACCGAACGATTGCAACTTTCTTATTCAACAAAAGTGGCGCCTGTTTTGTTACGCTATGCCACACAACAATTAGCAAATAAGCTTTAG
- a CDS encoding MDR family MFS transporter, with amino-acid sequence MRTPSLVTAGLLLGIFMAAIDNTIVATAMGTIVGDLGNYDQFVWVTAAYMVAMMAGMPIYGKLSDMYGRKRFFLFGLIVFVLGSILCGLANSMSQLIGYRVIQGIGGGALMPIAFTIIFDIFPPEKRGKMTGLIGAVFGVSSVFGPLMGAFITETLSWHWIFYINVPIGAVALYLIARHYKETLEPQKQKIDWLGASTLVIAVVCLMFALELGGEAYSWTSPSLISLFGFAFAAFIVFIFAERRAEEPIISFWMFKKRLFATSQIIAFIYGSTFVVLAIFIPIFVQAVFGGSASSAGTTLMPMMIGSVVGSMTGGLLQTRIPFRTMMIFSAVCFLTGMSLLATMTPEISRVMLGVYMFLAGIGVGFSFSLLPAASINNLPKRYRGSANSTNSFLRSFGMTVGIAIFGTIQTMTFSNRMRESLSGIETEGLELDPQELFTPESRAQIPEDALATITTTMSDSITSIFTLALIPISLALITTFFMGGDKVETSKDLKIKGSE; translated from the coding sequence ATGAGAACACCATCACTGGTAACAGCAGGACTTTTACTCGGAATTTTTATGGCGGCAATTGACAATACAATTGTGGCTACAGCAATGGGTACCATAGTAGGCGATTTAGGCAATTACGATCAATTTGTGTGGGTAACAGCTGCCTACATGGTAGCCATGATGGCAGGTATGCCGATTTATGGTAAATTATCTGACATGTATGGGCGAAAGCGATTCTTTTTGTTTGGTTTAATCGTTTTTGTACTTGGTTCAATACTGTGCGGATTAGCCAATTCTATGAGTCAATTAATTGGGTACCGTGTGATCCAAGGAATAGGTGGTGGAGCATTAATGCCAATTGCGTTCACCATTATTTTTGACATATTTCCTCCTGAAAAAAGGGGAAAAATGACAGGATTAATTGGAGCTGTATTCGGTGTATCAAGTGTATTCGGTCCATTAATGGGAGCCTTTATAACGGAAACATTAAGCTGGCATTGGATTTTTTATATTAACGTACCGATTGGTGCTGTGGCGCTCTATTTAATTGCTCGACATTATAAGGAAACGCTTGAACCACAAAAGCAAAAAATAGACTGGCTCGGTGCTTCGACGTTAGTAATTGCTGTGGTTTGTTTAATGTTTGCATTGGAACTTGGTGGAGAAGCCTATAGTTGGACGTCACCATCACTTATCAGTTTGTTTGGGTTCGCTTTTGCCGCTTTTATTGTATTTATTTTTGCAGAAAGACGTGCTGAAGAGCCAATCATTTCCTTTTGGATGTTTAAAAAAAGATTATTTGCCACATCGCAAATCATTGCTTTTATTTACGGTAGTACATTTGTTGTGTTAGCTATTTTTATTCCCATCTTCGTGCAAGCAGTCTTTGGAGGATCAGCATCAAGTGCCGGTACAACGTTAATGCCGATGATGATTGGCTCAGTTGTTGGGAGTATGACAGGCGGGCTTTTACAAACGCGTATTCCGTTTCGAACCATGATGATCTTTTCAGCGGTTTGTTTTTTAACAGGTATGAGTTTGCTCGCAACAATGACTCCTGAAATATCAAGAGTCATGTTGGGTGTTTATATGTTTCTAGCAGGAATAGGTGTTGGGTTTTCATTTTCGTTATTGCCAGCAGCTTCGATTAATAATCTGCCGAAGCGCTATCGTGGCTCAGCGAATTCCACCAACTCGTTTCTTCGTTCATTTGGAATGACGGTTGGAATTGCTATCTTTGGCACGATTCAAACGATGACGTTTTCCAATCGCATGAGAGAATCATTGAGCGGTATAGAGACAGAAGGGCTTGAGCTAGATCCTCAAGAACTTTTCACTCCGGAAAGCCGTGCACAAATTCCAGAAGATGCACTAGCGACGATCACAACGACAATGTCTGATTCGATTACCTCTATTTTTACTCTAGCATTAATTCCGATTAGCTTAGCGCTTATTACGACATTTTTTATGGGTGGCGATAAAGTCGAAACGAGTAAAGATTTGAAGATAAAGGGGTCTGAGTAG